DNA sequence from the Nicotiana tomentosiformis chromosome 3, ASM39032v3, whole genome shotgun sequence genome:
caatccttggctaaccaaCTTGTGAGATTGGACATTTAAAAGCCCacccgagttcttgcatgtgttgtagcccggtcttcactatttgaaaagatcaaggctcgccagtatgatgatccacacttaatggttcttcgagaaatggtactacggggtggtgccaaggaagttactattggagcggatggtgttctgcgactccaggatcgtctttgtgttcctaatatggatggaatAAGGAAAAAGaccctagaggaagcacacaattctcggtattctattcatccaggtgctacaaagatgtatcgtgacctgaggcagcattattggtggctacgaatgaaaaaggacatattacagtatgtagctaggtgtctaaattgccagcaagttaaatacgaacactagaggccaggtggcctacttcagcagatgactataccagagtggaaatgggaacacatcattatggactttgtagttgggttcccgcggaccttgcggaagtttgatgcagtttgggtctttgttgacaggttgaccaagtcggcacattttattcctgttgtgactacgtatacttcagagaggttggcccaaatttatattcaggagatagttcggttgcacggcgtGACAATTTCtttcatatcagatagaggccctcaatttacttcacatttttggagagcagtacatagtgaattggggacccgtgtagagctcagcacagcctttcatccgcagaccgacgggcagtcagagcggataatTCAAATTTtgaaggatatgctcagggcatgtgtgattgacttaggaggtcagtgggatcgtttcttgcctttggccgagtttgcttataataacagttaccaatccagcatcgagatgactccatttgaggctttatatggtcggcgatgtcgttcgcccattggatggtttgagccggatgaGGCTAAactatatggtactgatttggtgaaagatgccttggaaaaggtaaagtttattcaggagcgacttcgtacatcacagtccagacataagtGTTATGCGGATCataaagcgcgtgatttatcatttatggtgggtgaaaaaatTCTTTTGacagtttcgccgatgaagggaatcatgagatttgggaaaagggggaaattgagcccaaggtttataggcccatttgaggtgttgagatgagttggggaggtttcttatgagcttgcattgccaccccgtctatcgggagttcaaccggtcttccatgtatctatgctccggaagtatcatgccgacctatcacattgttagacttcagcacagttcagctagatattAGCTTTGGTTATGAAGAGAAGCCAgtttccattgttgataaacaggttcgccagtggaggtccaagaggatttctgcagtaaaagtccagtggaggggccaaccaatcgatgaagcgacttgggaggccgaggaaaacatgcggagcagatatccacacttattcagcacttcaggtataattctaaacccgttagaggacgaacgtttgcttaagaggtggagaatgtaatgacccaaccgaccattttgacttttagaaccccgttccctaaaataaaactttccgtatgtgcttttaatgatttatgactcgcggggatggttggttcggatttggaagtgtttgagttgaaatcggaatacttggttccttaagttggcttttaaaggctaagtttgacttcagtcaacattttgagaaaacgacaccggaatagaattttgacgattccaacaactccgtatgatgattttggacttaggagcgtgtttagaattgtatttggaagtccgtagttaaattaggtctaaatggctaaaataggaatttaagtttggaagtttgaccggggaattgactttttgataccggagtcggaatccaattctgaaaattttcatagctctgttatgtcatttatgacttgtgtgcaaaatttgaggtcaatcggacttgatttgataggtttcgacattgaaaatggaagttggaaattttaagtttcattaagcttgaattggagcataattcgtgatttttgcatcgttttatgtgatttgaggtttcaaataagttcgtatgatgttttagcacttgttggtatatttggttgaggtcccgagggcctcgggtgagtttcagatggttaacggatcaaaagttgaacttaaaacagttgctgcaatatttctcttctgctggaaattctgggctatgatcgagcccaagatcgagacccaagatcgaggctcATGATTGAGGTCCATGATCGGACTTCCATGATTggactccatgatcggactccattatcggactccatgatcgaggtccacgATCAGACTCCATGATCGAGGTCTAGGATCGAGGTCAGCCTCGACAGATCTCTAAGTTATAAAAAcatgggggcttcgtcccatttgccatttttgacgaattggagcttgaggagaggcgattttgatatattttcaagaaaaaccattggggtaagtgattctaactcggatttggtcaatatacataaatatatcattattttcaccatttaattagtgttttgagattgaaatttggaaaaattttagaaatctcatagaaacaaatttttaagatttcggtatcgattcggagtcggatttgagtgaaactggtatggttggactcgtaattgaatgagttgtcagatCTCATAACTTTTGCTGGATTCCGAGACTTGggtcccacggacgaatttttaattaatttcgagatttttattgaaaatgtagtattttcttatagaattgattcctataaattttagtgattgtatcgaattacttTTGGTTAGAgtcgagccaatcgaagttggataatcgaggaaaaggcctactagtggattaaattggagcaagacgaggtaagtctcttgtctaatcttgtgagggaaaaattaccccataggtaattaaagtaataattgttgctaattgtgggggctacgtacgcacgaggtgacaagagtccgtgtgtagctactattaatgctaaagtccgggtagtttaggactcaaagcatgaattacttgtgtaaattgtattctttgtttaattaatattatttgatatatatatatatattgtgaattgttagataaaaatattaaaggatggaaacctcatatgcttgattttctgttttaattaattaattgttaagagaaattgttcatcctctcgaattgatcttataataaatatactctctttccggaggtacataagaaaatgtcctccttttttgtggagtggaccgaacgcctcagcaggagagatgcatctatggatcgcgtcgcacgtccctcgtcagtgtacatgacactctggatcgggccgtacgacctcggcagaaatcgtgcttaataataataattacacgatacttggacagtttattgtagcttataaagctatttgataaattgaaaatttcttaaaattgaattgcagcttgtaaagctatttgataaattaaaatttttattgaaattgaaggatttaattaatagattggaaattgttgtatttgaaggatttttattatttctgctaattgaataaaactattgttaactctgtgaatcatgctaatttgaataattataatttattctatttattattgttgacccttagtgagtgtcaaagtcagccatctcgcatctaccacttcgagattaggcttgatacttactgggtacacgttgtttacgtactcatactacacttgctacactttttgtgcaggatgtgtgacagatactagtggaggacctatcatcgcacattcTCGTTATCCGGGGCGTAGTGGTGagttgcctttctgagccgtcctgcagctaccagtgcctcttcttgtactTTTAATTCTGTCtaatttcatttcagacagtatttggagttttgtataatttgctagatgctcatacacttgtgacgccAGGTCTTagcacacattggtagaatttggtgtcttattatttttcttggatttaaaattttatcgatatatgtttaatttattagttggcttgcctatctgtagtgttgggcgtcatcacggcctataggtaaaattgagtcgtgacagaCCAAGTAGGGCATAGCAAGAgggtgtatttttttttttttccttttttaaaacCCCTCCCAAAGGGGTAGTTGGGATTTGAAATTTATAGGGTTTAGTATTCTAATTTTTTTAAGTTATTGGATTCTAAAttaacaatttatatataattcaataattttttaatataaatataaggttttgacaaaaattactaaattttgtCGAACCCGTATTCGAAGGGCTAGCTCCGCCCGTGGGCATAGCTACTAGTCAATTACACTGATCTGGCATTTTTCCTCTAACAGAACTTCCTATATTTAGAAAGTAAACAAAATCTCTAACCTCTTCTATTCAATCAAACCAGTTAATTCCCCCAACCCCTCTTACAGCATACTACCAAAAATCAAACCCCACTTTTTTCAAAGGTTCCCCACTTAGCCTATTGCCATCATCCTACTCGTTATCAAGAAGAATTAATTGTACTTTGTACACATGTCAGCTtcgatttctttttctttttctttttcttttttcttacaaCGATGATGTTCTTGATAACTTTTGTGCATATCTCTACTATTTCGTCAGGTAGGGGTGAACGCAGCAGTTCAATGGGTTTAACTTAATCCGTATCTTTTTTCACGAAgcataaatatatatatgaagATTACTAAAATTTTAATAGATAGTACTAAACTCTGAGCCAATGATTGCAAAAATACAATGGATTTAGTAGTGAAAACATAAATATTGAATTCATCAAATTCAAACCATGAATATTTCTTTACCATCGGCTATCTGCTATTCTCTGCGGTCAACTTTAAGTGAATTTTTGGCTCTTTTAACTCATATTAAAGAATTtatcttttaacattaattaacaatgaaattgatcatattaacctCAATTTGcccattgaaaatataacaaactacTCATAGAGCTCTTTACTCCAAGGACAACTTTagaaaaaagaagttaatttgttcttgatatctgaaaaaattaaatattgtgaACCAcaagaaaaagttaaaaaattactCAAAGTAGACCGAAATGAGTTTTATCCCAAGTACTCAATAATTCTATCAAGGATTATGTAGATAGCTAGGAAGAAATCATCTTTTTTAGTGTTTGATGGAATTTACTAGGAAACACTATTGAATACATAATTTAGAAAGGCCACACCCTGGTTTGCAATTTTTAATGCTCCTCTTTTGCATAAAACATTCTCAGGAGTCAGGACTATAATAAAAACCAACTGCCAAAAAGGAAGAATAAACGTGCTTAGCAATAAGGGTTAGGAGTGAAAACCAAGAGGCACGCTTTGGATTGAATCAAGGAGACAGGACCACTGACTAGGATTCACAAGTACTAAGAGGATGTCCCTTTTGTGCGTTGTATTGCTGACTGCTTTTACATTAAATAATTAAGGTCCTCTCTTTTCTAAGATCTCTAAAAAATGTGAATTCTCAAGTACAAAACTCGAAATTAAATACAATTAAACGTGCAGGTATAAAGTGGTAATCACTTTTAAGCTTCCGATCTTAATCGTAGCCCTTATTATTACTTAATTATGGTCTTTATTTCTAATTCATGGACTGGTCCTACACTTTTTCTATTATAGTGGATTTCATTATGATGCTCATAATTAAGGGAGTTACTACCAATTACAGAAGCTTTAAAGTATGTAATAATGAGTTCATGATGATAAGGATCAAGGATCTTTAAGCAGTAAAGATGACTCATAGTTATATCATGATGAAATAATGATGAGTCCCACTGTATATAAGTTCTCTCTTTCCAAAAATACCTTTAACATGCATTAACGGCACAAAATATTGCTAgtcatgtatttttttttttttgagtgtaaaatatatttatacaagGTAATTAAAGGTAAATTTCTGTAATAAGCATTAATTTAAGTAAAAACAGAAAATAATTGTTATTACGGTTAAATTCATTGATATATTGTAAAAAGATTCACTATTAGTTTATATAGTAACTTAAATTAAATCCTTTTAAATTGGTAGACGTAATACATGATTTTTTTCCCCTCACAAATTCACTGATCGAAGCCTTTTTTTTCTCTATTCATATATCCTAACAATAAGACGTAGTCGAATATGTTTATATTTTAAGAGTTACATGTGGGAAATTATCGTACCAATTGAACAAGCCCTTATTTGTTCCATGCAAAGACACAAAATTATCAACTCCAACAAATAAGCAGAAATAATTCTAAGCCCCATCTGATAGAAAACTGAGGGGAGGAAGAAAAAATTAACCTCCGTCCGCAGAGTAATAACGACAAAAACAAAGGGAATAACAAGAAACTAAAAAGGTTTTTACACTACAGATTAGTAATTTATTCTCCTTTCCTCTTGAATAATTTGTTCCGTCAGTAAAATAAAAGACCCCATGTCAACTCTTGGGACCATGAATTGGATTAGGGTTTTGGAGAGGAAAATGTGGTAATTGCATGGGAAATGGATAGTTGAATGGTATTGAAGAAAAAGGATCTTGTTTTTGGCCTATGGCTTCTAAAGCTTTAACTTGTGACCTTAAAAATTTCAAATAATTTGCAGCTTCGTCAAGCATCGATGCTGTATCCATTTTGCTTCCTCCTGGAACTAGCCTCTGCAAAACCCTAATTTTTTCACTTATTCTTTCTCTCCGTTGCCTCGCCGCGACCGTCTGTGGATCCGTTGATATTCTCACGTTCTTCCGTTTGGGCTTCTCCGGTGCTTCAGGCCCGAAGTTCACGGGCCTGAATGCAGCGGCCCGGTATATCATTTCTTTCATTTGAGCAATTGCCTCTGGATCCGGCTCTTGATCTATTGAAGATGCCGATGAGCTAGCTTGTTGAAAATTAATGTTCGATGAACTTGGACGTGGCTTATTGTAACTTTCTGTTATTAATCTGGGCTTCTTGGATTTGGCTTGCTTTTCCGAAATGAGCTGAAAATTACCACAAGCTCCATTTAACGAATCTGAGTCGAATAGATTGAACTCACTCGGAGAATTCTCAAGAGCTTGATTGTGGCTTCTCTTGTTATACTTATGATTTGGAGATGATTGTGACACCGTCTCATCGAGCTCATTACCATTGATGGGCTTGTATGGTTTtcgttttctttcttcttcttcaagtaTTTTATGTCCAGACGGACACGTCAAAAGCTGTTGATAACCTGGCGACTGCTTCAGAGCTTGAGATGAGGCATTGTGTGTAGACTCACCAGAAGAGTTGAAATTCCACAAGCTTTTCGAATTATCAGCAAATATCATAGACATTCCATCATCTTCGATTGATGTGTCCGtgttgttggtggtggtggtTGCTGAGAGTAAGCAATCAAGGGATTCCAAAGAGCATGTGTTTGAGAGTAGTTTATGTGTTGGCTTAATCTCTTGAACATGGTCATTAGAGCTAAAATCCGACATTAGGTCATTTAATGCCATTGGATTATTCCCACTGATGTAATTAGGCATATTTAGTATAGGGAAAGAAGAAAAGCCATTTTCAACACAATCCCGGCTTAGATCTGCTGCTGATTTAGCAGCCATAGAATCAGCAGCCAATCTTACAGCAGCTTCTTGACGCTGTGGCATGTTCCAATTAGAAATTACGTGTATTGGATCAAATGAATCTCCAAACTCCTGAAAAACTGGACTTTCATCCCAATTCAAACTCTCCATTATATCAATACTACTTTTGCAATAGTCAGACCACAGGATCTTCAATACCTGAAAAAAAATGTGAGTCGTGGATAAATGAACTGTTCTACTGAACCTAATATTTTATTTAAACGGAGCGAAAATGTGTGTTTGTGAAAAAATACTAAAATCCATCAAATACTTAGTTTTGAACCAATAATAAGTTGCAGATGCAATGGATTCAATGTTGATAACGAAATTATTGAACTcatcaaatttaaattttggatTATCCTCTGCATGAAAGTGAGAAGTCTTGGATAAGCTTTATGATCTAATCGAATGAAATtttataaaagaagaaaaaaacttacAATTAAATTAGCTGCAGCCTGCAGGCGAAAATGATGGCCTTGTGTGACAGACTGATGAAATCTTGAAGGGTTTCTGTATTTAGAATCACAGCTTTTAGTAAAACGCAGAAGTACTGGCTCTAACAACCATATTCTTGATTCATATAAACTGAgataatatacaaaaatagatATTGCTAACGTCAGTTTTAGCTACTAGCTATATATACAATTTGTCAAGTTGAATAAAAAGAGAAGCCATCAGAATCTCGGAACTGGTCAAAAACTTGCAGAAATGAAAAACTTAGCAAAGGGAAAAAACAACGAAGCAGAAGATGACATATTTACCATATAACAGAAAACTGCAAGCTGTTGTGTGAAAGAAGAGTTAGTTTTAATTTAGCTTAGCTTAGGCAGCAATATTGGAATGCCAAAATTCTTGACTCCTTTTTCAATATGTTGGTAGGAAGACATTAGCTAAttatatatatcaagaggaagAAAAAGGAGTTGTATTAGTTTGAATTAAATAATTGGGAAAATAATATTGGTAGTACTTGTATAAATAAAATAAGTACATAGTTGAAACAGTTGACAGGAGAAGTAATGTTTTTTTTAGGAGAAGATAAGGCGTTTTGGTCAGTTTTGGTGGGGCTGTAAGAGTATAAGTTTTGCAGATGGGGAGCATGAGATTTTTGAGATGCGGTTTGAATttatatttgtttatttattCAGTCAGTTGATTGTTGTtttttcttaattaattaaacTATTAAACGTTTTAGGAATTGAGAAAAGCTCTGACCACCTCCTTTTTGGTTTGCTTAGTTGCTCAGTTTGTTTTTCCATGCGTGCTGTTAAAAAAAAACCACAGGTACTTTTAAGCAACTTTAGGATTTGAAAAAATTTTCATCTCCTTTGAAAAGACTCCCACTAATCACAGCTTTAATCATAACATTTTTGTGTTCCTGTGACTTTTTACTTTATAGTAAAAGTAACTTCAAGGTCACCGAGGGTCAATCATACCCTTTTAATTGCTAATGGCAGATGAAAAGGTACTTTGTTGagggaaaaaaagagagatgaaAAAGGTACTTTGTTGAGGGGAAAAAAGAGAGATGAAAAGATACTTTCTCTTTTCTTCGTTCGCAAAGAGTAAACGTAAATTCAGAAAAGCACACAAAATCCACAccgcaaaaaatgaaaaaaaaaaagagagatacTTTTTCCCCTGTTGGAGTTTGGACTTTGGAGTAGTTGATTGGGCAGAGCTGTAGACGAAAATAATGTTGTTCTTCAAAAGAAAATAGACATAAAACATGACCTATGGTAGCGATAATTATCTAAGACTATATATGAAAGCAACAGTTTAATCCTTCAACTAATATGGGATACTTAATACTACCCCATATGCAGATTGCGTGAGGCGGATCTAAGATTTATTGACTGCGGGTGCCATTTTCTATCATTAGTGAAAGAGATTGGATTAGAGTATACATTTAATCGGTTCAATCCGTCTTGAATTGATTCAATTCGGTTGGTTCGATCCActgtaaattaatttattttgattTACAAGATTTTTGGTGCATAAATAAATAAGTGATCACCAAATTGAATAAGTTTTATCTAATTCAATCTAAAAATCTTCCTACAAGTGAGCACCAAGTCAAATGTATTCAAAAAGGGCTATACCCCTGCCTAGACAAAGAGGATTTCTACCAATTTAAATTCTATTGAATAATgtgattaaaaatataaaataaaaataaacttctAAATTAGCAAATACACCCCTTCAATCTTCAATGACTAGATtaatattatgtgtattgatgcCATCATTTTAGAAAATTTTGGAAATCAGGAAATAACATTATATGGATAAATAGAGAAAATAATAAAGATCACATTCACACAAAATTTTGAAGATTTTGGAAAAAAGGGaaggaaaaatataatttaatacataatAAAATGGGGTTGTATAAACAAAGGATATATAAAGATGCatagatttaaaaaaaataaaaaatttgagaaagaaatgaaagaaaacgGAATATGCACGAACACAGATAAGGGAACTCGCTTTAAAAACTAATGGAAATCGATCTTGCGTCCTTAGTTTGGAAGTTCAGCAATTTAGCCATGGCATCTGGAGTCAATTTTGCACTTTGGGTGCAAAGCTTTATATATATCTAATCGTTTCAATGTAAACCGGTACATATATAAAAATTTATCTGAGCGACCGGGTGGCGTGGCATCCCAAATCAACTACATAGATCCGCCCCTAACCATATGGAGCGAGGATAATATAATTATGGGAACTCAACATTAAGAAACACAATAACATGATTGGTATAATAGGTAGTACTAAATAAAGAAGAAAGGTAAGAATTGTCTAAAATCATACAAGAAGACAATATCTATATATCTATCAACTAATGTGAGACATTATATATACATTAGCAAACTAGTTATAAATACCATTATGAAATATACATGATCTTGGACAATCTaaatatttgaaattattgaaTGAAATATATATTAGTGAATTTTGACTTGTGATGATATGTAATTTACTAATTTACCAGATATATATATTTCAttcaataatttcaaatatttAGATTGTCCAAGATCATGTATATTTCATAATGGTATTTATAACTAGTTTGCTAATGTTATATATAATCAAATGatacttatttatttataataatttaataagtatattaattgtataaatattatttatatcGTAAGTGTATATAGAACTTAAATTGTATCATAGAGATTATGGACTTGGAGAACAATTAGAGTTGTAATATATAATAACTATAACTTTACATGTATAATTGAGTTGTAAAGTTTAATATCACCAAAAGTTCTTCCTTCATTCATTATTCACAACTTCATGCCACTGAagatttcataaaataaaataaaataatggaCTTATATTATATACTACTACAATAACATTTAGAAAGAATAATCAATCTTGCAATGTTTTTGTACGTGTGATAAAGAAGTAAAGAAATGGCAGTAGTGGGATAGTTCAGGAGCCAGAAAGAAAGATATTGGCAGGCAAGCAAAATGGTTAGGAGTCAGAACTCAGAAGCTAAGTGAAGATAACAGAAGCTGAGCAACTTGTTTCCTACGACTTTGTCTTTTCACGTCTTATCTCTCACTCACATTATTCTTccttctatatatatattttttatttaattttcttgttttatcttagaaagagaagaaaatatcGAAGTATTTTTTCAGAAGAGAGCATCTAAAATCTCTGAATCCTACCCACATGCACCCCATCATTACAGCTCAATGAATGGGTTGCCATAGCAATTTGCTTCTTTCTGTATCAATTTCCACCCCCTTCTCTATATCATTAAACAGATTTATTTTTCCTACTTGTAATTGTCAACGCTCATGTTTTTCTTCACCTTGTAGTTTACTTGTTTCATATCATAAGTTGTTGAAACCAAACAATAATCATTTGACAGCAATAAGCTCGTAATAATAATGTGAGCTATGCCCCATTTGATACTTACGTATAAGGTATAACGTTAACATATAGTAGCACAATATAATTAACACAATGGTGCTCTAGCCAATTTGTCGGGCACTTCAACTATTTCATCAAGTACTCACATTGAGTGTCATTTGCTCACAAAAACTTAATTAATTCAAATGACGTCTTCCATAATTTTAATTTATCCCACTTTATTTATCACTTATAAGTTGTAGTAACATTTTTTTTTGTTGTAAAGCTAGCCAACTAGGACATTGTATCTTGCAAATGAAAGACAGAGCGAAAGAGCGAGAATTCGGTTTGGATGCAACAATAAAACAGAAATGTGATCTGCACGTAACAGGAATTATAGATGTTAGTTGGACGAGTTTCCTACTTTTGTTTAATTACTCATTTGTAGTTTAAGCTATATATTTACACAATCAAATCACCTAATTATAAGGTAATCATAGTTAAATATTTATGATTAACATTCATTAATAATTTTATAATGATAActaatatattataatatttttaattacactgactatatatatatatatatatatatatatatatatataaaattttataaacAACAATGCATAAAACTTAAACTTTATTTTAACAATTCCTACTTTAATGCACGTACAGGTCATGAATTTAAGTTGCTTCAAGCCTCCAAAGCTTGTGTCATTTGTCCGTGGGGCTATCAGAAGTTTCCCTGAGATAGAATCCAAATGATGTTTGGATTTTAGTTGGAGTAAAAGACAACTCCAATAAATTAAACCAGAACAAGAAAAACAATGTATAAGTGGACAAAATTGTTATTAATATGGCTATGCATGCATCAACAATAACGGTTTACAAAATTTAATGTGCCAaattctttttctctttcttttcccCGTCAAAGTTTTAAATATATATCTTAGTATATATTACAACAACATCAATGTTAGTTCTGGAGGTCGAACAGTTTTTCACGAAATCGGATAAAGTTCTATTCACTTAATATCTGTATCCTAATTAATTAAGCGTTCAAATACCTTGTTTAGTTTAGTTAGTTCAAACATTGTGCTCATAATGTTTAGATAAAAGCTTTtcgatataaaaaaaataattacatgTAATCATCAGAAAGTTAGTTCTGGATCTAGTTCATATTTCCATTTTAATAGTTTTATTTGATTAAACTATTAAGAGAAGAAGTGAAAGGTAAACTGAATCTTGGACCGCAAAATACAAAATTCAAGGGCATAACATCTAACGAGGAAAAAAATTAAAGCTACATGCATGGATGAAAGCATTTTTACCATCCGAAAATTGAGTAATAGCAAAAGGGTATTTCGCTTTACagaaaaaagaagcaaaaaaggTAATTATTTTATGATATCTTATACTATATGATTAAAGTATAAGTACTTGATTTGTTCGGTCAGATATAAATGTATCATATTATATTGAATTAAGTGGTGACGCTTTTAAAACTTGAGAGGACTATTACTACTCTACTATATATAGTAGGGACCAATTTTAATATGATG
Encoded proteins:
- the LOC138891372 gene encoding transcription factor bHLH87-like; amino-acid sequence: SLESLDCLLSATTTTNNTDTSIEDDGMSMIFADNSKSLWNFNSSGESTHNASSQALKQSPGYQQLLTCPSGHKILEEEERKRKPYKPINGNELDETVSQSSPNHKYNKRSHNQALENSPSEFNLFDSDSLNGACGNFQLISEKQAKSKKPRLITESYNKPRPSSSNINFQQASSSASSIDQEPDPEAIAQMKEMIYRAAAFRPVNFGPEAPEKPKRKNVRISTDPQTVAARQRRERISEKIRVLQRLVPGGSKMDTASMLDEAANYLKFLRSQVKALEAIGQKQDPFSSIPFNYPFPMQLPHFPLQNPNPIHGPKS